AATGGGTTGGCCGACGGGGTCTTTTTCATAGCAATCCTTATACTAGTTACTGATTTGAGTCGCTCCGTtgttttttcttaacataCAATAAATAGTGATTAAATGAAGTACAGTTGTTAAAACAGAAGTGTTGGCATTGAATGAATGGCGTtagaatgtttaaaaaatccaGTTAAGATTGTCTGCTGGTTTCTTTGCcatagttttttttgccaaaatatAGTCCCCAGCTAAGCCAACCATCGGGTTTGTTAGGGGTTTTAAATACTCAAAAACGTTACCTGTATTTCTATGGGGTTCTGCTTGTTTTCTTAGTTTTAAAGACGAATTCCTGGATTTCGAGAACGAACAAAGTTCAACAGCTCATCTGAGTCCTCGCACACGAATGGCTTTAAATGATGGCAAGCAACATCGTGCCACTTGAGACCATCGTTATAGAAGTTATTCAGGATCGATAGACAGGACTCGTCATTTCCCTGTATGATGTAATGAAGACAGATCAGGGTTAAGCAATTCTAGGCATTCTCATAACTTGATGATTTTTACCTGAGCTGCTTCACGGTTATCGGGCTGCGCTTGGCCGTATCCTCCAGTATAGCTCCAGTCACCAGTGTTGCGTTGAGTGGTGGGTCCAATCTTGACACCGGATCCAGACCAAAACcatccattttcattcggtGGCTGTAAGTCGGGACGATCACATCCAGCAAAGTTGCACTTACGTCCGGAAGTCCAGATGTATCGGACGTTGCCACGCGCGATACGCTGCTTGATAAACTCATTTTCTTGTGGTGTCTCCATTGAGACCGCGTCCATGCAGTGTCTGCGGCAGATATTGCGAGCATCTAACCAATCTACCTCCAGGCTCCGCGTTGGCGCATGTTCCCAACTGAAGAAATATGAATGAGCAACACCGCGTGCGTCGCGATATGTCGCATGTCGAACACCTAATCGGTTTGGGAAATTGATTATAACATGCGAGAGGGATGGCATTAACGATGGACGAAGGGACGGAACTTCTGTATGCACTTACGATTTGCACAACTTCTTGGATCCGGAAGAGCGAGGCGCCGTTGTCCGAGTACGACGGTTGCGCCGATAGCAAGTAGTACCAATGTTCGTAACATCGCCATGATAAGAAAACTGCAATATTAAGATAATCGTGTCTTGTATTAACCCGAAGCGACTCTATACAATACTGCAAGCAACACATCTTATTCGTGAAATTGTGCGTACCCGTTGGGCTAACCCCAAATAGACTAAAATTGAGGAATTCCCAGAGCCCACAACATATCATCTACCTGATCGGCAATTAGGTCAGCAAATGTTTGATACATAACAGTAGCGATCATTCCCATAAACTAAATCAGTCCATGCAAAAACCACTTCACAATCCCATGTATCAATGGTTAATATTGAATTGAACAATGTTGTATTGTTGTTTGTCATGATTTGTTGAGATGAAATTGATCAACTTTCGAAGTTCGATGTTTGCTGGATATTCGTTGAGCTGTGACGGGTAGAAACAGTAATGATTGGATCATCGTTCATCATTCTTAGCCATACTTGTTGCACTACCAACCATAGGGTTGCACTAGTCCCTAGAGCGTAGTGGTAAAAACTAGCCCACCCACCAAACGATTTCCCATTTATGCAAGCTTTTGTGTCCTGTGGCATGTAATGTTTTTCTACGCTAGGCGATTATAGACAATTAAAAGCCCCTCGCATAAAAAGCTTAGTTCCTATCGATTAGTTTCACGACcaatgaaatattaaaacatCATCATGCAACGAAAAGGTGCATGAGACCAATTCCGCAATAGCACTCTTTCCTTGATTTGCGTAACGTTTAGTCTAAAGACACCGAAGACAACGGCTCATTGCCCGCAGCGCATTGCAGACCGCAATTATGATTTCTTCATACCATATGATTTcttaaatcatcatcaacatatGGACACAATGCACCCAAGTCATCTTTAACCATCCATTGGACTATGGTATCCACCCTTGTCTTTTGAAGGCAGAATTAAGTACATCGCGCAAATTATTCAGTGCAATTAGGTTAAAATCCGTACAAATTTACACCTCGTACTCGTATTGGATTGCACTCAATCGTAAATCGTGTGATCTAGTATCAGTTTTAAGGACATTGCCAACGATATGGTGCCCCAACGGTGTTTTATTCATCTACGCAATATCCAGTTTCATGATTTATTGTTGCGAGTAACACCGATTTAGAAGCCGGTACAACAGCATCGTCGTTGGCTTTTGTGGAGTATTGATTTTTGAGATTAGATTTTGCGAAACATACGTAGGTGGATGAACATTTTTTTGTATACTATATATTGTCCTCTCCAATCCATTGAAAAAATAATCTTCTTTGTTGAAATGTCATTCAATGGAATTCAATGGAAAATTCAATGGAATTATCAAGGACTGATAAGCCTTATGTTTGATTGTATTTTAATATCAGAGGAACAAAATGATATCTAAGTGAAATCAATTGGTGTTGCACTGCTCGCTGACAAATTGTGTGACCAGCTACATAATTTAGCACATACACATCCCAGTTCAGTCAAAGCTAATGGCCAATATATGGTTTCCAAAAACCGGTCCAATAGCAACATGTGCGATCCACTTCGCTCTACAGTATCCGGTCCGTTGGTTAACGGTCTTAGCTTCGGATGAAGTCGGAGAGGTTCGTTGACATTCGATGTATACACAGCTCTCCCCAAGCGGCAGGCGCCTGGAGATGTTCACAGCCTTCAATGGTCTTACAACAGTAGCTGCAAGAATGAATCAACTACATGATTACGAAGGAGCAGTCATTGTGTGCACAATTAAAATAAGCATTTCATTAGTGGCCCCGATTGCGATAATCTTTGAACAATCCTATCTCAGATGGGAGATCTGACTATTGTATTATAAAATTGTATGTATACCTGTGCTCGGTACGTTGGGAAATCAACTTTTCTTTGTTGGTTCTTTATATATACAGAATCTTTCGCCACATCTACGATCGTTTACATGCGATAGTTATTCTACAAAGTAGGAGACACGATTAAATTAGCAACATTCACTGCTACCTACGACCTAGAATTCACCCCTATTCCTAACGAAACAGCTCAGCGAATGACCACTTCACACTTTCACATCGAGAGTGGTTCATCAGTGGTGGTACTGAGAGTAAATAGATTGAAGGCGGGAATCCTCGCTACCCCGCAGGCAACCCCCCGGTAAATCTGCATCTCTGTATAGGATTTGCCGTTGTACTGGGATTTGCGGTTGTACTACTTTCGATAAAAATCGCTATGCGCAGGAAGTACTTTAAACATTTGCAAGAATAAACTCGAATGGGCGATTTTTATACACCATACATCTTAGTTCATTCTGTTGCAGCGTGAAACCTACTTGTTCTTGATCGATTTAAAGCTTTTTAAATATGTAACGAAAATACAATACCCTGTCGCTTCGAATGCCTCGGCATTTTTAGTAATAGACTAAAAGCAATccattttcattattcattccaCGCTCTGTAAATTATGTTATGGAAATGGATGGTCGAATGGAACATTCAACATACGTATAGTCACGCAGTCACCCCCGCGAATGAGGCTTGGAATTCATACTAACTCCGAATTTAGGTACGGGGAAAGGGATCATAGACTAGCGTAGTAACGATCCCGCAACCAGATCGATGCCAGGTTGAACTGCATAGTGAGTCGACCATCTCAGTATAGGCTTTGCCGACGAGAAAGAGCTGGTTTCATCTGAGATCTTACAACGTTTCACTTTTAGAAAGGAGCGATCAGGGTATAATCACTCTTGCGAATAATGgccatgaaatgaaaatgcctATGTGCATTGGTAACGACGGAACCAAACATATATAATGGGAAAACGAGTTTTGtcactttctttctgtccCATTTCTCTGAACAGGCAATGACTTTATTATGTGGTTTTTCTTGTCGTTTAGCTTCGCTTTGCCCTATGAAAGacttttcaaaattaaaaaaaaccagaccAGCGCAGTGACACAGTCACCAGCATCTTCAATTGCAGTAAGTTTGTAAAGTTAATGTGGTAATTTTGATTTGTCACTAGCAGGCATTAAGAAATGAATATGAAAATAGAAGAATTCCCGATCTCTATAACAATGTATTTTTATTATTgagttgagttttttttaaacgcaAGCTATTACATAAAAAATAAGTTACTGgctttttaccaaaaaaaaaaaggattagcTATTAGGATTAACCCTTCtaatgcatttcattttaatcTGGAAATCCATCTAAGGCCCTTAACATGTTAACGGATTTGGCTTTTACCAAACACGTGGAATTAATAAATAAGTATAAATGATGAAACAAGTCATCAAGTTCAAGTTTGTAGACACGCTAGTACTGCCATCATCTTTTTTCGAAGCTAAGTTTAAATGTAATAAAACCGATTGAATACTACCGAAGGCCTCGGAGGTCGACAGACCTAATTCGAAAGAATTAGGCATAATAAATACTGGGTGATAAAGACTGAAATGGTTGAATTGCTGCTTAAATTGatcttttttgaaaaaatatatcTTCTCTATAGAACGACTAACAGCTTATAATTTCCAGTCTAACATTCAACGTTCAAAGTCAATTTCTAGCGTGTGCAACTCTAGAGTTGCAGTatatttaatttaacaaaGTACACTTTCTATTTCTATTTCCTCCAGTGGGGCAAATTCGCGATCGAGTGTTACCGAATTTATTACTTATTCGAACGCTAAGGTCTACCGCAAACAGTATCGTTGATCAGGTGGTTACATCATCGTAACAGAAACGTGAAAGTTTCCGAAAGCTGCATGACGAGCGGCATCCGGGCTATCTCTTCATCAAAGTGGAGCTTACGTATTAACATTTTTGTGGTAGAAATACCCCAACTCTTCAATAAAATTGTTTCTAAGATCGGtgacaaaacataaaaaaatccgcagggtgtggaaaattgaaatttccaataatttggatgaaaaaaataaaattttcccaaaacctttAATTTTAATCGTATTTTTTTGATATCTTAAGGGTGAGGCCGTATTTATTAATTATAACCGTAACTCATTTCTTCATTACAAGTATGGTAACGattcttttaaaaatgtcAATCTATGATGCAACAATTACCACTTTTCTCTAAATTTCTgatgattattttttattgttgtgttaagaaaaatgcatttctaaAAGGATCCCACAATTTGTTAGTTTGAAATtttggaaatcaatttttacTGCCTTACGTAATTCCATCATCAATCACACCGCGATCACACTATAGAGTAGTCACGAGAAGCTCTATGATTTAGAACGTTTGAAAGATATGTTTATCATAATAAAAGGTATAACATACCTATATAGAACTGTGACTACAGAATTTGGggaattatttcattttcacttacGTTGGAAAAGACTTGATATGTATAAACTTGATATAAAGtacaaattttaatttttgaagTAACCACCGTTAAATGCATTACTCGCCCGACCTAACATGCATAAATAATCATCACTGTGGGTAATATCACGGTATGGCGAAAATAACGGGTTTTATCTGAGACAAACGGTGAGTCGTCAGGCGATTTCACCGCCGAACAGCTCCCACTTTAGACAAACAGTCAGGATGAAATTCCGCAACTCTTGTGATGATCACTACCAACTACAACTGCTTTTGGCACATGTTCCTTATCATACTCTTAAGGCGCTGCGAAATGTTTGCTTACCTATGATCTATGCTAAGTTACCCACGTTGCCTTTTTCGTTACCAAACTTTGCTGTGGTTCAAAAAGTGGTCCGATAGCCTAAATAATTTGAATCAGTTAAACCATCGATTTGCAGTGAAATCTGTGCTAACTACTATCACGATCACTTATGTACCAAAAATACGAGAAAATGTGCACAGATTACTGAAGGCAACGGATCAGCCCACAGGTGGGAATAGAATGGTTTTCGAAATTTGTAGCTCTCActaaaaagcattttttttactacAAAGCCCCTGGTTTATACGGGAGGGGGCAAATGTAGAGTTTTGTAGAGTTGCACACATTCAAAATACGCTTATTTTTGCTCGAAATTATATATAAAACTGCTCGACGCCTGCTGCGCGATGGAGCTTTCCGGTGGAGCTTTGCCCAGCGCCTTTTCCGTAATAATAACAAATTCAAATATTATgttaataaatcaatcaatgttcatttattaatttttaaatttaatctaTTTTTCTTGATTTCGGTATAGAATTCAAAATCATACAGATTTTGGCTTTTATCATTCCCACAggttttcatcatttccaaACAAAATATTCTCATTTCACAAACATTTAAGTGTTTTACCTTTCGGTGGTTTTGAATTATTAAGAGGTGCATtccaagaaaacaaaaacgttttGGAAGCATGCAGCCAAAATACGCTTTAGTCCAAAATATGGATATTTTCGCATGTCTAATTTcagttgttttttgtttttaaatgctGATTCCTTGATAAgtgtaataaaaaacaatcgcACAAACGCATGGTGCAAGGAACACGGGAAAGCCTCGTTATGATACAAAACAGGAATCTATAATTAGAGATCGGACTACTACAGATCAGTAACACAGGTTTGAAATGAACATTTTGTCCCAATAGAAAAGGAACACAATGTACTTTAACCCGTCATAAATCATCATGGTGACCCGTTAATTactaatcaaataaaataataataataataaaaaataaagtaaacgGAGCAAACGCTACTGTTAAAAcattggaaatgattttcggTGACCCTTATGTTAAACATTTaaccaaacagaaaaaatattcataCTATTCATATAACATGTTTGTTGGAACCTTCAAATGTCGTCAGCAGGTCACAGCAAAGCTTCGCAGACTTCAATTACGGACATTGCGCAATCACTTTCAATTTCCCGACCAGAGATGGCACCTTAGACTAACGCTTTCGAACTAGGGACAAATCTTGAGGTAGTAGAGTACCCATATTTCTGTTTGAAATGATAACAGAACGGGTTTCGTTAAATGTAAAATTTAGGTCAGTGTGATCGATTTCGGAAACAGGTACAGTCAAAGCTTTAAAGTTTTTTACCAGTGTTCATGTAGGACAAATGTCATCTAGCTATGTTTATTGGACATTTTTGTAGCGTTGAGAGCGTGAGGAATAGCTATTTCTAACAGTATACAATCGATCGGTTACATGCAATTGTccagaaagcaaacaaaacataattaaGGCACTTTCAATAAACGTTACAAAACATAGCTTCTCACGAAGTAGTGGACTCTTATAAGAGTTCATTACGTCAACACATCCCCTACCGTTTTTTCTTCATGTATTATTGAATACACCACCAAGAGGTGAACAACTttccaatttgttttggcgcaTCTTCAACGTTCTTTGTGTTATGTTTACGAACGTTTAAATTCGCGAAGGACGTTTACAATAAAGCCTGTCTTAATGGCGTTGCCTAAGACAATCGAGCAATCTGGCGTCTAATTATGAAATAAAAAGTCAACATAACTGCTAGAACGTTCGTACACTATCCATCGATGATAGTCAAGAATGGGTGCATTACGtgtaaaaaaacaattaacgaAGTACAGGCCTAGCAACCAAGCACTAATAGACGTACAAAGATCAAACAAATTTTATAATCTTCTCGACTTTAAAGGTTTTCTTTAGACGTTATGCAATGCATATCAGAGTAAATATAATATGTTTTACAGCAGTTGTTTACTGTTGCGTTGCTTTGCTGTAAATTGCTAACCTTCGGTTGCACGTTCACTAGGCAGAATGCCAAGACATCTCCAGCCTTATTACCATGAGTATTGGAAAAAACAGTTATCCAACTGAGAGCAgtctgcatcatcatcttgtctGCTAGCAGCATCTTGCCTTTCTGTCAAGAGTTGACTGGTACAAGGTCACAGCAAATGCCGAACGGAATTAGTGTTGATCGGAACATAGTGAAACAACTAAATTTGAAAGTTATTTCTTGAAATATTGTACATCATCATTCATAT
The sequence above is a segment of the Anopheles darlingi chromosome 2, idAnoDarlMG_H_01, whole genome shotgun sequence genome. Coding sequences within it:
- the LOC125952029 gene encoding uncharacterized protein LOC125952029, encoding MAMLRTLVLLAIGATVVLGQRRLALPDPRSCANRVRHATYRDARGVAHSYFFSWEHAPTRSLEVDWLDARNICRRHCMDAVSMETPQENEFIKQRIARGNVRYIWTSGRKCNFAGCDRPDLQPPNENGWFWSGSGVKIGPTTQRNTGDWSYTGGYGQAQPDNREAAQGNDESCLSILNNFYNDGLKWHDVACHHLKPFVCEDSDELLNFVRSRNPGIRL